In Streptomyces nojiriensis, the sequence CGCGCAGGCGCAGGGCGAGTTCGATGTTCTTGCCCGCGGTCAGCCACGGGAAGAGGGCGTGCTCCTGGAACATCAGCGCCGGACGGCCGCCGGGGGTCTCGATGGAACCCGCGGACGGCTTGTCCAGACCCGCGACCAGGTTCAGCAGCGTGGACTTTCCACACCCCGAGGCACCCAGGATGGTGACGAACTCGCCGGGAGCGACATCGAGGCTGATGTCGTCCAGGACGAGCTGCGATCCGGCCGGGCCGGAGAAGGACTTCGAGACGTGCTCGATGCGGGCGGCGTGCGTGCGCTCCGCGACGGAGCCCTCGGCAGCCTTGGCAAGCGTGGTGGCCATGGTCGTCACCTCCTGGGATTGCTGGATTGCGGGGTTACTTGGCGCCGAGGCCGGCGTCGGAGACCTCGGGCTTGCCTGCGGCCTTGAGCACCTTGTTGAGGAGCGTGAGGTCGTAGATGCCGGTGAGGTCGGGTTCCTCGATGAGCTTGGCCTTGACCGCCCATTCGGACTGGGTCTTGAGGGTGGCGGCCAGCGGGTCGTCGGTGATGGCGATGCCGGGCCAGGCGGGGTCGATGACCTTGGCGTCGAGGGGCTTGCCGCCTTCGGCCTCGAGGCGGGCGTTGGCGGAGGCCTTGGCCTTGTCCTGGTTGGCGTGGATCCACTCGTTGGTCTTGACGGTGCCGCGCAGGACGGCCTCGACGACGTCGGGGTGCTCCTTGAGGAACTTCTGCGACACGATGATGTTCGTGATCACGAACTTCTTGTCGGGCCACAGGCTGGTCTCGTCGAGGAGGACGGAGCCGCCGTCGGAGACGAGCTTGGAGGCGGTGGGCTCGGGGACCCAGGCGCCGTCGATGGAGCCCTGCTTGAAGGCGTCGGGGGTGACCTTGTTGTCGGTGCGGACGACGGAGACGTCGCCCTTGCCGGACTCGGGGTCGACCTTCCAGCCCTTCTCGGAGATCCAGTTGAGGAAGGCGACGTCCTGGGTGTTCCCCTTCTGGGGGGTGGCGATCTTCTTGCCCTTGAGGTCGTCGAGGGTTTTGATCTTGTCCGGGTTGACGACGAGCTTGACGCCGCCGGAGGCGGATCCGGAGATGATCCGCAGGTTGGAGCCCTTGGACTTGACGTAGCCGTTGATGGACGGCGAGGGGCCGATGAAGCCGATGTCGAGAGAGCCGCCGTTGAGGGCTTCGATCTCGGACGGGCCGGCGTTGAAGGACTGCGGCTTGATCTTGGTGCCGTTCAGTTCCTTCTCGATCAGGCCTTCCTGGAGGCCGACCAGCGCGGTGGCGTGCGTCAGGTTCGGGAAGTACCCGATCCGGACCTCGGAGGCGGAGAGCTTCTTGCCCGCATCCGCCGCGTCGGCGGCCTTCGGCTCGTCCTTCTTCGCCTCGGAGCCGTAGCCGCAGGAAGCGAGCGCACCGATCAGGAGCGGCAGGGCGGCGGCGGCGACGATGCCGCGGCGGAGGGCGGTGCGGGTGCTGGCGGTGGCAGGCACGGGAGGACTTCCTCTCGTGACGGCGTCATCTCATGACGCGCGTCTTCGTCTGTGGAGCAAGGGCGGATACGGCCGGTGGGGGGTATGGGCGCGGAGGCGTGATGCCGGCGGCAATTCGGTCATCGCGCACATCGCGCCACCCCTCCCTGGCCGCTGCCGAGAGCGCCGCTGCCTACGCGGCCGCCCTCCTTCGCGAAGCTGGAGAAGACATCGGGGAGCATGGCTAGAAGTCCCAGCCTTCCTCGTCGGCCTGAACGGTCGTCTCGGCCTTGGAGGCGAAGGACTCGCCCGCCATGCCGGCCGCCAGCGTCGTGCCGTCGGCCGGGTCGATCAGCAGGAAGGACCCGGTGCGGCGCGAATCGGCGTACGCGTCGAGCGCGAGCGGCTCGGCGGTACGGACCACGACACGGCCGATGTCGTTGGCCACCAGCTGCCCGGGGTTCGGGTGCTGGGACAGGTCGTCCAGGGTCAGCCGCGAGGGGATCTCCTTGACGATCGCCTTGACCGTGCGCGTCGTGTGCTTGATCAGCACCCGGGCGCCGACGGCCAGCGGCTGGTCGGCCACGTGGCAGACCGTCGCCTCGACGTCCTGCGTGGTGGCCGGCGCGTTCGCGGACGGCGCGATCAGGTCGCCGCGCGAGATGTCGATGTCGTCCTTCAGCCGCAGCGTCACCGACTGCGGGGCCCAGGCGATGTCCACGCTCTCGCCGAGCGCGTCGATGCCCTCGATGACCGAGGTCCGGCCGGAGGGCAGGACGGTCACGGCCTCGCCGACGCGCAGCACGCCGGAGGCGATCTGGCCCGCGTAGCCGCGGTAGTCGGGGTGCTCGGCGGACTGCGGACGGATCACGTACTGCACCGGGAACCGCGCCGGGCAGGCCGTGAGGTCGTGGCTGACCGGGACGGTCTCCAGGTGCTCCAGCACGGTCGGTCCGCCGTACCAGTCCATGTTGGCGGACGCGTCCACGACGTTGTCACCGGCCAGGGCCGAGATCGGGATCGCGGTGATCTCCGGGACGCCCAGGTCGGAGGCGTACGCGGTGAACTCCTCGGCGATGGCCGCGAAGACCGACTCCTGGTAGCCCACCAGGTCCATCTTGTTGACGGCCAGGACCACGTGCGGGACGCGCAGCAGCGCGGCCACGGCCGCGTGCCGGCGGGTCTGCTCGATGACCCCGTTGCGGGCGTCGACGAGGACCACGGCCAAGTCGGCGGTGGAGGCGCCGGTGACCATGTTCCGGGTGTACTGCACGTGCCCGGGGGTGTCCGCGAGGATGAACCGGCGGCGCGCGGTGGCGAAGTAGCGGTACGCGACGTCGATGGTGATGCCCTGCTCCCGCTCGGCCCGCAGGCCGTCGGTCAGCAGCGCGAGGTCGGGGGCGTCCTGGCCGCGCTGGGCGGAGACGGCCTCGACGGCCTCCATCTGGTCGGTCAGGACCGACTTGGAGTCGTGCAGCAGGCGGCCCACCAGGGTCGACTTGCCGTCGTCGACGGAACCGGCGGTCGCGAAGCGCAGCAGGGTGGTCGCTGCGAAGTCGGCCAAATTGGCGACCTGATCGGTGGTGCTGGTCATGTCTAGAAGTACCCTTCGCGCTTGCGGTCTTCCATCGCGGCCTCGGACATCTTGTCGTCGGCGCGGGTCGCGCCCCGTTCGGTGAGGCGGGAGACGGCGATCTCGGCGATCACGGCGTCCAGCGTGACGGCGTCGGAGTCGACGGCGCCGGTGCAGGACATGTCACCGACGGTCCGGTAGCGGATGAGACGCGTCTCGGGCGTCTCGCTCTCCTTCGGGCCGCCCCACTCGCCGGCCGTCAGCCACATGCCGTTGCGCAGGAACACCTCGCGCTCGTGGGCGAAGTAGATCTCCGGCAGCTCGATGCCCTCGCGGGCGATGTACTGCCACACGTCCAGCTCGGTCCAGTTCGAGAGCGGGAAGACGCGCACGTGCTCGCCGGGGGCGTGGCGGCCGTTGTAGAGCTGCCACAGCTCGGGGCGCTGGCGGCGCGGGTCCCACTGGGAGAACTCGTCGCGGAGGCTGAAGACGCGCTCCTTGGCGCGGGCCTTCTCCTCGTCGCGGCGGCCGCCGCCGAAGACGGCGTCGAACTTCAGGCTCTGGATCGCCTCGGTCAGCGGCACGGTCTGCAGCGGGTTGCGGGTGCCGTCCGGGCGCTCGCGCAGCTTGCCGGCGTCGATGTACTCCTGGACGGAGGCCACGTGAAGGCGCAGGCCGTGCTTCTCGACCGTACGGTCGCGGTACTCCAGCACCTCGGGGAAGTTGTGGCCCGTGTCGACGTGCAGCAGCGTGAACGGCACCGGCGCCGGCGCGAACGCCTTCAGCGCCAGGTGCAGCATGACGATGGAGTCCTTGCCGCCGGAGAACAGGATCACCGGCTTCTCGAACTCGCCCGCCACCTCGCGGAAGATGTGCACGGCCTCGGACTCGAGGGCGTCGAGGTGCGACAGCGCGTAGGGCGCATCCGTCTCGTCGTGGACGTGTGCGACGGTCGTCGTCATGCCAGACCCCTCTCGGTGAGCAGCGCGTGCAGGGCCGAAGCCGACTCCTGCACGGTCTGCGTGTGCGACTCGATACGCAGGTCCGGGGAGTCCGGCGCCTCGTACGGGTCGTCGACCCCGGTCAGACCGGAGATCTCGCCCGCCGCCTGCTTGGCGTACAGGCCCTTGACGTCACGCTCCGAGCAGACCTCGACCGGGGTGGCCACGTGGACCTCCAGGTACGAGGTGCCCTCGGCGGCGTGCCGCTTGCGGACGGCCTCACGGCTGTCCGCGAACGGTGCGATCACCGGCACCAGCGCCTTGACCCCGTTGCTCGCGAGGAGCTCGGCGACGAAGCCGATCCGCTGCACGTTGGTGTGCCGGTCCTCGCGGGTGAAACCCAGGCCCGCGGAGAGGAACTCGCGGATCTCGTCCCCGTCCAGCACCTCCACGCGGTGGCCCTCGGCGCGCAGCCGCTCGGCCAGCGCGTAGGCGATCGTGGTCTTGCCCGCGCTCGGGAGCCCGGTCAGCCACACGGTGGCGCCCTGGTCGCTCACGCTCATCTGCTCTGTCTCCGTAAGTTCTTCGCCGGTCGTCGTCATCAGCCGTGCAGTCCGCACTCGGTCTTGCCACGCCCGGCCCACCGGCCGGCCCGCGCGTCCTCGCCCTCGGCGACGCGCCGGGTGCAGGGGGCGCAGCCGACGGAGGCGTATCCGTCCATCAGCAACGGGTTGGTGAGTACGCCGTGCTCGGCGACGTACGCGTCCACGTCGTCCTGCGTCCAGCGCGCGATCGGCGAGACCTTGACCTTCTGCCGCTTCTCGTCCCAGCCGACCACCGGGGTGTTGGCCCGGGTCGGGGACTCGTCGCGGCGCAGGCCCGTCGCCCACGCGGTGTACGCCGTCAGGCCCTCTTCCAGCGGCTTGACCTTGCGCAGCGCGCAGCACAGGTCGGGGTCCCGGTCGTGCAGCTTCGGCCCGTACTCGGCGTCCTGCTCGGCGACGCTCTGACGCGGGGTCAGCGTGATGACGTTGACGTCCATCACGGCCTCGACCGCGTCACGGGTGCCGATGGTCTCCTCGAAGTGGTAGCCCGTGTCGAGGAAGACCACGTCCACACCGGGCAGGACCCGCGAGGCCAGGTGGGCGACGACCGCGTCCTCCATGGAGGAGGTCACGGCGAACTCCTTGCCGAAGGTGTCGACCGCCCAGCGCAGGATGTCCGGCGCGGAGGCGTCCTCCAGGTCCCGGCCCGCCTGCTCGGCCAGCGCCTTGAGTTCCCCGGCCGTGAGACGCACGTCTTGAGTGGTGGTCATATCCCGTCCCCTCCCGCTGATCCCGCTGATCCCGCTGAATCCGACTGAACGCCCCGGGCCAGCAGCCCGAGGTACTTCAGCTGGAAGGCCCGGTTGCAGGCCCTGCATTCCCACGCGCCGTGGCCCGTTTCGTTGGGAAACAGGTCCTCGTCGCCGCAGTAGGGGCAGTAGAAGGGTGCGGCGCGCTCGCTCACGAGAGGCTCTTCTCGTCCGCGCGGGCGACCCACGCCGCGAAGCGCTCGCCGTCCTCGCGCTGCTCCTCGTAGTGCTTGACGACCCGCTCGACGTAGTCGGGCAGACCGGCCGAGGTGACCTTGAGGCCGCGGACCTTGCGGCCGAAGCCGGCCTCCAGGCCGAGGGCGCCGCCGAGGTGGACCTGGTAGCCCTCCACCTGGTTGCCGTCGTCGTCCAGGACCAGCTGGCCCTTGAGACCGATGTCCGCCACCTGGATACGGGCGCAGGCGTTCGGGCAGCCGTTGATGTTGATGGTGAGCGGCTCGGCGAAGTCCGGCAGGCGGCGCTCCAGCTCGTCGATCAGCGAGGCGCCGCGCGCCTTGGTCTCGACGATGGCCAGCTTGCAGAACTCGATGCCGGTGCAGGCCATCGTGCCGCGGCGGAACGGGGACGGCTTGACCCGCAGGTCCAGCGCCTCCAGTGCCCCGACGACCGAGTCGACCTGGTCGGCCTCGATGTCGAGCACGATCATCTTCTGCTCGGCGGTGGTGCGCAGGCGGCCGGAGCCGTGCTGCCGGGCCACGTCCGCGATCTTGGTCAGGGTGGCGCCGTCCACGCGGCCCACGCGGGGCGCGAAGCCGACGTAGAACTTGCCGTCCTTCTGCTGGTGGACGCCCACGTGGTCGCGCCACTGGCCGCTCGGCTGCGCGGGCGCGGGGCCGTCGGTCAGCTTGCGCTTCAGGTACTCGTCCTCCAGGACCTGGCGGAACTTGGCCGGGCCCCAGTCGGCGACGAGGAACTTCAGGCGGGCGCGGTTGCGCAGCCGGCGGTAGCCGTAGTCGCGGAAGATCGAGATGACGCCCTCGTAGACGTCCGGGACCTCGTCGAGCGAGACCCAGGTGCCCAGGCGCACACCCAGCTTGGGGTTGGTGGACAGGCCGCCGCCGACCCAGACGTCGAAGCCGGGGCCGTGCTCGGGGTGCTCCACGCCCACGAACGCGATGTCGTTGATCTCGTGCGCCACGTCGAGCAGGGGCGAGCCGGAGATCGCGGACTTGAACTTGCGGGGCAGGTTGGAGAAGTCCTTGTTGCCGACGATGCGGCGGTAGATCTCGTCGATGGCGGGGGTGCCGTCGATGATCTCGTCCTGGGCGATGCCGGCGACGGGCGAACCGAGGATGACGCGGGGCGTGTCACCGCAGGCCTCGGTGGTGGACAGGCCCACGGCCTCCAGCCGGCGCCAGATCTCCGGGACGTCCTCGATCCGGATCCAGTGGTACTGCACGTTCTGGCGGTCGGTGAGGTCGGCGGTGCCGCGCGCGAACTCCTCGGAGATCTCGCCGATCACGCGGAGCTGCTCGGTGGTCAGCCGGCCGCCGTCGATGCGGACGCGCAGCATGAAGTACTCGTCGTCCAGCTCCTCCGGCTCCAGGATCGCGGTCTTGCCGCCGTCGATCCCGGGCTTGCGCTGGGTGTACAGGCCCCACCAGCGCATACGGCCGCGCAGGTCGTTGGGGTCGATCGAGTCGAAGCCGCGCTTGGAGTAGATCGTCTCAATGCGTGTCCGCACGTTGAGACCGTCGTCGTCCTTCTTGAACTGCTCGTTGCCGTTGAGGGGCGTGTGGTGTCCGACGGCCCACTGGCCCTCGCCGCGGTGACGGCCGGTCTTGCGGCGCGCGGCGGCTGCGGGTGCGGCTGCGGGCGTTTCGGGGGTGGCGGCCATGGCGGTACGTCCTTCTTCGGCGGCTCGAGGCAAGGGCAGGGGGAGGCGGCGGCGCTCCCCTGCGGGCTCGGCGGCTCCGAGCGGGTGTGGCTGATTCCCGCTCCGCGCCGGGGTTGCCGGCGGGCAGGGCGGTACTACGGCCTCAGGGGGCTAGCGGGTGATCGGCGCGTCCGCGGCGGCGGGGACGACGGCGATGTGCGGCGTGGCTGGTTCCGTCAGCGCGCCGGACAGATGGCGCTGGACATGCGGCCGAGGTCGACGTGCCGCCGACTCACCAAGGCAATTCCAGCTCCATTCATGGCGGAAGCGTGTCATGTGCCGATTGGAGGAGTCCACTACTGTCCGCGATTCGGACGAACTCGTCTCGAAGGATGGGATGACGTGACGGGGGTCACCTATCGAAGCCGGCTCCGCCGGCCCCGGGGCTCCGCTGAGATCAAGCCTCGCCAGGGGGCACCTCCCAGCGGTAGCCGGGGGAGTTTGAGGCGCGGGGGTTCGGGTGCGGCGCCCCCGCAGCGGCGCCGCACCCGGTGCGCTCGGTCGACCGGCCCCGGAGGGGCTACGCGCCGGGCCAGGGGCCGGGGGTCGGGGTCTCTTCCTTCTCTTCCGTCTCCGTCTTGAAGACCTTGAAGCCGCGTCGCTCGTAGTTGCTCATCGCCGTCGGCCCGTCCTGGCTGCACGTGTGCACCCACACCCGCCGGGTCGGCTCCAGCTCCGGCCAGCGCTCCGCCAGGGACCAGGCGCGGGCGACGCCCACCGACAGCAGGTGCCCGCCGATCCGGCGGCCGCGGAAGTCCGGGAGCAGGCCGAAGTACATGATCTCCACCACGCCGTCGTCCTGCGGGTCGAGCTCCACGTACCCGGCCGGCGTGCCCCGGTCGTACGCGACCCAGGTCTCCACCCCCGGCCGGTCCAGCTGCTCCACCCACTGCGCGCGGGTCAGGGAGAGCCGGTCCGTCCAGTGGATGTCGCCGCCCACCGAGGCGTACAGGAAGCGGCTGAACTCGGGGGAGGGGACCTCCGCCCGCGCGATGGATATCTCCGGGCCCGCCGGAGCCGCCGGGACGAGGTCCGCCGGAGAGGTCATCTCCAGCGACCAGGTGGTGAGAGTGATGGTGCTCATGCAGCTCAGGGAATCATGCCGGGCCCCGTCCGGCCCAGGCGGGCCCGGACCACCGACGGCGCGGTCGAGTGCGGGAGCAGCGCGGCCGGGTCCTCGGGACGGACCAGCTCCACCTCCACGTCCTCCGCGAACCGGTACGGCCGGTGGGTGAGGACGCCCGCGAGGTGGCGGCGTACGCGGGACAGCTCCGCGCGGACCGTCACCGTGCGCGTCGGATCACCGAACAGCTCCCCGGCCAGCTCCGCCGCCGAGCGCCCCCGTGCCCCCTCCGCCAGCAGGAACAGCAGCTCCGCGTGGCGCGGGCTCAGCTCCTGCGACCAGCTCCCGGAGGGTCCGTACACCGTCACCGACCAGCATCCCGCCCGGCTGAGGTCCAGGACGATCCGGGTCACCGCCGTGCTGTGACGGTCCTGGGCGACCCGCAGCAGCCAGCCGCCGGGCAGCGGCTCCACCACGCACTCCCCGAGCCGCGGCACCCACGCCCGGCCCGGCCCGAAGCCCTTCGGCAGCGGGATCCGCTCCGCCGGGGCCAGGCCCGTCACCGCCGCCGTCCAGCCGTTCGGGTCCACCGCGAGCGCCCGCCCCGGCAGCCGCGCCAGCAGCGGGGCCGCCACCGTCCGCAGCCGCTCCAGCGACTCCAGGTGCCGCAGCCGCAGCTCCCGCTCCGCGAGCCGGGCCACCGAGCTCACCCACGCCAGTGTCGCCGGGTGCATGGTGGCCAGCGGGCCGCTGACGTCGACCACGCCCAGCAGCCGCCCGTCGCGCGGGTCCCGCACGGGCGCCCCGGCGCAGGTCCAGTCGTGGTGGCTGGAGACGAAGTGCTCGGCCGAGAACACCTGCACCGGGCGCCGGGCCACCAGGGCGGTGCCCACCCCGTTCGTGCCGACGACGGCCTCGTCCCAGTCGGCCCCCACCGTGAAGCCGAGCCGGTCCGCCTTGCGCAGGATGGAGGAGTGGCCCTCCCGCCACAGCAGCCGCCCGTCCGCGTCGGCGACGACCATGATGTGCAGGGCCTCGTCCAGGGCGGGCAGCAGCCCCTCGCGCAGCACCGGCAGGATCTCCCGCAGCGGCGACACGTGTCGCCGCTCCTCGGTCTCGGCGGCCGACAGCATCCGCGAGCGCGCGTCCCGGTCCGGGTGCACCCCGCCGGCCAGCATCCGGCGCCAGGACTCGGCGATCTCCGGCCGGGGCGCGGCCGGCGGCCGGTCCCCGGCCAGTGCCGCCGCCCGCACGCCCTTGAGCAGACGGGCCGCTGCCCGCGCGTCCATGGCCGAGATGCGTGCCGCATCGACCGTGCTGCCTGTGGTGTCGGCCACCGGAACCTCCCCGAGCGAACAGGACGTACGACGCAAGCCGCCCGGGCGGTCCGCGCGTGCCGCTTCCCCCGGGCACCCCGACGGACGGCTGCCGACTCAAAGGTTGCAACGGTATGCAACTCTCGCCAAGTCCCGGTCGGCCGACCGAAACTGTCCGGACGCCGCAGAGCGGCGTGCCGGCTCCTCCTCGGGGCTTCGGATCAGGGGTGGTGCCGAGTCGGCGCGGCGCCACCCCTGTGCCGGTCGACGGGCCCGGATCCCGGCTGGGAGCGGTTTGGGGACCGCCGTGGAGCCCGACGGGGGCTCTCTCCTAGCCCGAGATCCGTGCCCGTTCCACCACCGTGCGCAGATCCAGGCTGTGCGGCAGCGTGCCGAAGGCCGCGCCCCAGTCGCCGCCCAGCCGCGAGGCGCAGAACGCGTCCGCGACCTCCGGCGGGGCCCACCGCACCAGCAGCGATCCCTGGAGCACCAGCGCCATGCGCTCGACCACGCGGCGGGCCCGCGCCTCGATCCCCTCCAGGTCGGCGAGATCCGTCAGCAGGTCCTTGATGGCCGAATCCAGCCGGTGGTCGGCGCCCCGGGCCAGGCCGACCTCCTGGAGGAAGGCGTTCAGCGCCTGCGGCTCGCGCTGGAGGGCGCGCAGTACGTCCAGCGCCTGCACGTTGCCCGAGCCCTCCCAGATGGAGTTCAGCGGGGATTCGCGCAGCAGTCTGGGCAGCCCCGACTCCTCTACGTAGCCGTTGCCCCCCAGACATTCCAGGGCCTCCGCCACCATCGGCGTACAGCGCTTGGTCACCCAGTACTTGGCCGCGGGCACGGCGAGGCGCAGGAAGGCCTTCTCCTGCTCCGTTCCGGCGTCGTTGGCGGCCGCCAGGCGCAGGGTCAAGGTGGTGGCGGCCTCCGATTCCAGGGCGAGATCGGCGAGCACGTTGCGCATCAGCGGCTGGTCGATGAGCGGTGCTCCGAAAGCAGAGCGGTGCTCCGCATGGTGCACGGCCTGGGTCAGGGCCTGCCGCATCAGCGAGGCCGAGCCGATGACACAGTCCAGCCGGGTCGCCGCGACCATCTCGATGATGGTCCGCACCCCGCGGCCCTCCTCACCGACCCGCCGCGCCCAGGTCCCGTCGAACTCCACCTCGCTCGACGCGTTCGACTTGTTGCCCAGCTTGTCCTTCAGCCGCTGGATCGCGAAGACGTTGCGCGTGCCGTCCGGCAGCACCCGCGGCACCAGGAAGCAGGTCAGCCCGCCCGGAGCCTGCGCCAGCACCAGGAAGCCGTCGCACATCGGCGCCGAGCAGAACCACTTGTGGCCGGTCAGCAGGTACTCGCCGGACGCGTCCAGCGGCACCGCGGCCGTCGTGTTCGCCCGTACGTCGCTGCCGCCCTGCTTCTCGGTCATCCCCATGCCGAAGAGCACACCGCTTTTCTCGGCGGCCGGCCGCAGTCCCTGCTCGTACACGTGCGAGGTCAGCCGCGGCTCCCATTCGGCGGCGAGCTCCGGATCGGTGCGCAGCGCCGGTACGGCGGCATGAGTCATCGAGATCGGGCAGCCGTGCCCCGCCTCGGCCTGCGACCAGATGAAGAACCCGGCGGCCCGGCGCAGATGCCCGGCCGGACGCCCCCAGGCGTCGGTCAGCCCGGACGTCACGGCGTGCCCGAGCAGCCGGTGCCAGGCGGGGTGGAAATCGACCTCGTCGATCCGGTTCCCGTACCGGTCGTGCGTCCTCAGCTTGGGCGGATTCTCGTTCGACTGCACACCCCATTCCTGGGCCTGCGCGGAACCGGCCGCGCGCCCGAGGTCGGTGAGCTCCTGCCTTACCTCGCCGAGGAGTTCGGGATCCGCGGCCGCGAGGTGACGCTCGACGCCCTCGGTGAGGGCCCGATCGCCGCCGTAGACGTCGTACCCCACCAGGGGCGGGGCCTGGTTGCTGACTGTGTGGGTGGTGGCTGCCATGCGGATACCGTAAGGACGTGCAGCCAGCAAAAGAAACACCCGAGCGGATCCCAGGACGGCTCCACCGGGCCCGTGCCCTTTACCGCAACGTCTCGATGCGGAAGATGGGCTGGCTGCTGCTGAAGGACACCGTCAACTCGTGCATCGAGTACCGGATCCTCGGGCTCGCGGCCGAGGCGGCGTTCTTCACGCTGCTCTCGCTGCCCCCGCTCTTCCTGGGCCTGCTGGGTCTGCTCGGCTACGTGGACGGCTGGACCGACACCCGTACGGTCGAAAGCATCGAGGAGAACATCCTGGCGGCGGTCGGCACGGTCCTGTCCGACCGGGGCGTCAACGACATCGCGCGGCCCCTGCTCGACGACGTCACCGGACGCGGTCGCCCCGACCTGATCTCGCTCGGCTTCGCCTTCGCCCTCTGGTCGGGATCGCGCGCCGTCAACGTCTTCATCGACACCATCACCGTGATGTACGGGCTCGACGGCCAGCGCGGCATCGTCAAGACCCGGCTGCTGGCCTTCCTGCTCTACGTCATCGCCCTGCTGATCGGCGCGATCGTGCTGCCGCTGATGGTGGTGGGGCCGGACGCGGTCGTCCGGCTGGTGCCCTGGGGCACCGAAGTGATCGCGGTCCTGTACTGGCCGACCGTGACCCTGCTGTCCATCGCCTTCCTGACGACGCTCTACCACGTGTCCGTGCCCGTGCGCTCGCCGTGGATCGAGGACGTGCCCGGGGCGCTGGTGGCCCTCGCCATGTGGGTGCTGGGCTCGTTCCTGCTGCGGATCTACCTCACCAACACGGTGGAGGGGCCGACGATCTACGGATCACTGGCCGCGCCCGTGGCCGTCCTCCTGTGGATCGGCATCTCGGCCTTCGCGGTGCTGGTCGGGGCCGCCGTCAACGCGGCGATCGACCGGGTCTGGCCCTCCGTGGCCACGGCGGCGGCGCGCGAGGCGAACGAGCGGGCCCGGGAGGCGGAGGCCGCCCAGCTGATCGCGCGGGCCGCCGCCTGGCGGGCGATGGCGGAGGGCGAGTCGGAGGACGACGAGGACGACGGGATGCCGTCGGAGTTCCCGGAGCGGTGGTCGAAGTTCCTGCCGCCAGAGGACTACCACTCCCGGCTGCGCAAGCACTGAGGGCCCCGCCGGTG encodes:
- a CDS encoding ABC transporter substrate-binding protein translates to MPATASTRTALRRGIVAAAALPLLIGALASCGYGSEAKKDEPKAADAADAGKKLSASEVRIGYFPNLTHATALVGLQEGLIEKELNGTKIKPQSFNAGPSEIEALNGGSLDIGFIGPSPSINGYVKSKGSNLRIISGSASGGVKLVVNPDKIKTLDDLKGKKIATPQKGNTQDVAFLNWISEKGWKVDPESGKGDVSVVRTDNKVTPDAFKQGSIDGAWVPEPTASKLVSDGGSVLLDETSLWPDKKFVITNIIVSQKFLKEHPDVVEAVLRGTVKTNEWIHANQDKAKASANARLEAEGGKPLDAKVIDPAWPGIAITDDPLAATLKTQSEWAVKAKLIEEPDLTGIYDLTLLNKVLKAAGKPEVSDAGLGAK
- the cysC gene encoding adenylyl-sulfate kinase produces the protein MSVSDQGATVWLTGLPSAGKTTIAYALAERLRAEGHRVEVLDGDEIREFLSAGLGFTREDRHTNVQRIGFVAELLASNGVKALVPVIAPFADSREAVRKRHAAEGTSYLEVHVATPVEVCSERDVKGLYAKQAAGEISGLTGVDDPYEAPDSPDLRIESHTQTVQESASALHALLTERGLA
- a CDS encoding sulfate adenylyltransferase subunit 1; this encodes MTSTTDQVANLADFAATTLLRFATAGSVDDGKSTLVGRLLHDSKSVLTDQMEAVEAVSAQRGQDAPDLALLTDGLRAEREQGITIDVAYRYFATARRRFILADTPGHVQYTRNMVTGASTADLAVVLVDARNGVIEQTRRHAAVAALLRVPHVVLAVNKMDLVGYQESVFAAIAEEFTAYASDLGVPEITAIPISALAGDNVVDASANMDWYGGPTVLEHLETVPVSHDLTACPARFPVQYVIRPQSAEHPDYRGYAGQIASGVLRVGEAVTVLPSGRTSVIEGIDALGESVDIAWAPQSVTLRLKDDIDISRGDLIAPSANAPATTQDVEATVCHVADQPLAVGARVLIKHTTRTVKAIVKEIPSRLTLDDLSQHPNPGQLVANDIGRVVVRTAEPLALDAYADSRRTGSFLLIDPADGTTLAAGMAGESFASKAETTVQADEEGWDF
- a CDS encoding nitrite/sulfite reductase gives rise to the protein MAATPETPAAAPAAAARRKTGRHRGEGQWAVGHHTPLNGNEQFKKDDDGLNVRTRIETIYSKRGFDSIDPNDLRGRMRWWGLYTQRKPGIDGGKTAILEPEELDDEYFMLRVRIDGGRLTTEQLRVIGEISEEFARGTADLTDRQNVQYHWIRIEDVPEIWRRLEAVGLSTTEACGDTPRVILGSPVAGIAQDEIIDGTPAIDEIYRRIVGNKDFSNLPRKFKSAISGSPLLDVAHEINDIAFVGVEHPEHGPGFDVWVGGGLSTNPKLGVRLGTWVSLDEVPDVYEGVISIFRDYGYRRLRNRARLKFLVADWGPAKFRQVLEDEYLKRKLTDGPAPAQPSGQWRDHVGVHQQKDGKFYVGFAPRVGRVDGATLTKIADVARQHGSGRLRTTAEQKMIVLDIEADQVDSVVGALEALDLRVKPSPFRRGTMACTGIEFCKLAIVETKARGASLIDELERRLPDFAEPLTININGCPNACARIQVADIGLKGQLVLDDDGNQVEGYQVHLGGALGLEAGFGRKVRGLKVTSAGLPDYVERVVKHYEEQREDGERFAAWVARADEKSLS
- the cysD gene encoding sulfate adenylyltransferase subunit CysD, giving the protein MTTTVAHVHDETDAPYALSHLDALESEAVHIFREVAGEFEKPVILFSGGKDSIVMLHLALKAFAPAPVPFTLLHVDTGHNFPEVLEYRDRTVEKHGLRLHVASVQEYIDAGKLRERPDGTRNPLQTVPLTEAIQSLKFDAVFGGGRRDEEKARAKERVFSLRDEFSQWDPRRQRPELWQLYNGRHAPGEHVRVFPLSNWTELDVWQYIAREGIELPEIYFAHEREVFLRNGMWLTAGEWGGPKESETPETRLIRYRTVGDMSCTGAVDSDAVTLDAVIAEIAVSRLTERGATRADDKMSEAAMEDRKREGYF
- a CDS encoding phosphoadenylyl-sulfate reductase — translated: MTTTQDVRLTAGELKALAEQAGRDLEDASAPDILRWAVDTFGKEFAVTSSMEDAVVAHLASRVLPGVDVVFLDTGYHFEETIGTRDAVEAVMDVNVITLTPRQSVAEQDAEYGPKLHDRDPDLCCALRKVKPLEEGLTAYTAWATGLRRDESPTRANTPVVGWDEKRQKVKVSPIARWTQDDVDAYVAEHGVLTNPLLMDGYASVGCAPCTRRVAEGEDARAGRWAGRGKTECGLHG
- a CDS encoding GNAT family N-acetyltransferase produces the protein MSTITLTTWSLEMTSPADLVPAAPAGPEISIARAEVPSPEFSRFLYASVGGDIHWTDRLSLTRAQWVEQLDRPGVETWVAYDRGTPAGYVELDPQDDGVVEIMYFGLLPDFRGRRIGGHLLSVGVARAWSLAERWPELEPTRRVWVHTCSQDGPTAMSNYERRGFKVFKTETEEKEETPTPGPWPGA
- a CDS encoding putative leader peptide, whose amino-acid sequence is MNGAGIALVSRRHVDLGRMSSAICPAR
- a CDS encoding DpnI domain-containing protein, with protein sequence MSERAAPFYCPYCGDEDLFPNETGHGAWECRACNRAFQLKYLGLLARGVQSDSAGSAGSAGGDGI